One part of the Epinephelus fuscoguttatus linkage group LG12, E.fuscoguttatus.final_Chr_v1 genome encodes these proteins:
- the LOC125898557 gene encoding thrombospondin type-1 domain-containing protein 1 isoform X1 — protein MPQAVSLLPFLLALMGYAFAGLNIWPSFHVALSNASVFVDFSTKSNSSTIRNTSLSLVNTETNTTLLTRILPNDQSTGRVEFNCSCFLYAGTFRFLLRQTSISAVSRGNGTHNSNVESTTWWWSSELQVQWPTFHIAVDRAGNQSGSFQVGISTNEHFQACSSGIDSALFLEVSSMEYNQIGRNSIDKVQARTRHPIKPLRSQSIELSCAFPFTERDFIRVALRSPHAAQDVKSSGPLYLSRIFSYKLLVENTNAYRSGCEGTMTVKLITPPCAHINGKVLLYKDAGVGRGVAVSSGMDAGGTALMGFGPEEPSSSLLAYNWLTQGENETEFNCSVFYPGRNKYCFRFVFNFSRSPSPAQTCLVVHKSAESWGPWLPWSVCSVSCGEGVRERVRECLLPSGVGGMQCTGMVKEQSLCSLEDCVVLPAPSPSLPPVTVGAAPLGGNMVVVAGISLCLAVILATVVVTLWRKLCKTPQCSSVRRGSMHSPGGRKLSDEASIFGHSLQRPSLTDGHGPPGGMGVGVAQKDRPSLASQPLSQPLVIPLSQDPERLSPTGQKMLPPIFGYRLAQQQLKEMKKKGLKEATQLYHVSSSPVHDTVVETSASPTNSPIPTPTGFAHPTLPLGLQDDANHSPFRIAAPFSEPPSQTSRVTSDRVGLRVELVLGPSAHAGGGNSKWRDRTADWVEMVERSGLAGFRGGGDTGMGNSYHKNPNFRRTSSFNDPKPQPLSSVHSRQFRERSMTQVGSRTLPEGSCWNKGGREKQPYSSYPIPEHGAPEWAKPRPQRNDQRKPWIETAAPSHNNELKHTGTNTNSISVSENNANTDLHCTGERQRSSETGVREGVSGIGGPAAGHASLSVDRAERAEQNWNRRGPSPIQRNILARKLKEAQSCSGVKGRQRSSTFSVPPSEQRKGRCRSLPMSGGYSSSGSSPYRLSEAEQMMLDLDLSSAYGGEE, from the exons ATGCCACAGGCTGTCTCACTGCTGCCCTTCCTGCTGGCGCTCATGGGATATG CTTTTGCAGGCCTCAATATCTGGCCCTCCTTCCATGTTGCCCTTAGCAACGCCAGTGTATTTGTGGACTTCAGCACAAAATCCAACAGCAGCACCATCCGCAACACGAGCCTCTCTCTGGTCAACACGGAAACCAACACCACCCTTCTCACCAGGATTCTCCCCAATGACCAATCGACCGGTAGGGTGGAGTTCAACTGTTCTTGCTTCCTGTATGCAGGGACTTTCCGGTTCCTGCTGAGGCAGACCAGCATCTCTGCTGTTTCCCGTGGTAATGGCACACACAACAGTAACGTGGAGAGCACTACCTGGTGGTGGAGTTCAGAACTACAGGTGCAGTGGCCCACCTTTCACATCGCTGTGGACAGGGCTGGAAACCAATCAGGATCTTTTCAG gtTGGGATATCCACTAATGAACACTTTCAGGCTTGCTCCAGTGGCATTGACTCAGCTCTCTTCCTAGAAGTCAGTTCCATGGAGTACAACCAGATAGGGCGAAACAGCATCGACAAGGTCCAAGCCCGCACACGACACCCAATCAAACCCCTCCGTTCCCAGAGTATTGAGCTGTCCTGCGCCTTCCCCTTCACAGAGAGAGACTTCATACGAGTGGCTCTGCGGTCTCCTCATGCAGCGCAGGACGTGAAGAGCTCTGGACCTCTCTACCTGTCCCGTATCTTCTCCTACAAGCTGCTGGTGGAAAACACCAATGCTTACAGGAGTGGCTGTGAAGGGACTATGACTGTTAAACTGATAACCCCGCCTTGTGCTCACATCAATGGGAAAGTATTGCTGTATAAGGATGCAGGTGTTGGACGAGGGGTTGCTGTTTCCTCTGGGATGGATGCAGGTGGAACAGCACTGATGGGGTTTGGACCAGAGGAGCCGTCTTCATCTCTGTTGGCCTATAACTGGCTGACTCAGGgagagaatgagacagaatTCAACTGTTCTGTGTTTTACCCAGGGAGGAATAAGTACTGTTTTCGCTTTGTTTTCAACTTCAGTCGCTCCCCTAGTCCTGCACAGACCTGTTTGGTGGTTCACAAGAGTGCAG AGTCATGGGGCCCATGGCTGCCCTGGAGTGTGTGCAGTGTGAGCTGTGGAGAGGGCGTGAGGGAGCGAGTGCGTGAGTGTTTGCTGCCCTCAGGTGTGGGAGGGATGCAGTGCACTGGCATGGTGAAGGAACAGTCCCTCTGCTCACTGGAGGACTGTGTCG TGTTGCCTGCTCCTTCACCATCCCTCCCCCCTGTGACTGTCGGAGCTGCCCCCCTTGGTGGTAACATGGTCGTGGTGGCAGGTATCTCCCTTTGCCTGGCTGTCATTCTGGCTACTGTTGTGGTGACTTTGTGGAGAAAGCTTTGCAAGACCCCTCAGTGCAGCTCTGTCCGCAGAGGCTCCATGCATTCCCCCGGAGGACGCAAGCTTTCAGATGAGGCTTCCATTTTTGGCCACAGCCTCCAAAGACCCAGCCTGACTGACGGACATGGCCCACCAGGGGGCATGGGTGTGGGTGTAGCCCAGAAAGACAGGCCTTCCCTGGCCAGTCAGCCTCTCTCACAGCCTCTGGTGATACCTCTCTCACAGGACCCAGAGAGGCTTTCCCCCACAGGTCAGAAGATGTTGCCACCTATATTTGG GTACCGACTGGCTCAGCAGCAgttgaaagaaatgaaaaagaaagggtTAAAGGAGGCCACACAGCTGTACCATGTCTCTTCAAGCCCAGTCCATGACACTGTGGTAGAGACATCTGCATCACCCACGAACTCCCCCATTCCTACACCAACTGGATTCGCTCATCCCACACTCCCTTTGGGCCTCCAGGACGATGCTAACCACAGTCCTTTTCGTATTGCAGCTCCCTTTTCTGAGCCACCGTCACAAACTTCCAGGGTCACATCAGACAGAGTTGGTCTCAGAGTGGAGCTGGTCCTAGGTCCTTCTGCTCATGCAGGTGGGGGCAATTCGAAATGGCGTGACCGCACTGCTGACTGGGTGGAGATGGTGGAGAGGAGTGGGTTAGCAGgtttcagaggaggaggagatacaGGAATGGGAAACTCTTACCATAAGAATCCAAATTTCCGCAGGACCTCCAGTTTTAACGACCCCAAACCTCAGCCTCTATCCTCTGTACACTCGAGACAGTTCAGAGAAAGGAGCATGACCCAG GTGGGATCTCGGACCCTTCCTGAAGGAAGTTGTTGGAATAAAGGAGGGCGGGAAAAGCAGCCATACAGCTCTTACCCCATTCCAGAGCACGGGGCCCCTGAGTGGGCTAAACCCAGACCCCAGAGAAATGACCAGAGGAAGCCCTGGATAGAGACAGCTGCTCCTTCTCACAACAATGAACTCAAACACACAGGAACCAACACAAACAGCATTTCAGTATCTGAGAACAATGCCAACACAGACCTCCACTGTACTGGGGAAAGGCAAAGGAGTAGTGAGACAGGAGTTAGAGAAGGAGTCTCAGGGATCGGGGGTCCAGCCGCAGGGCACGCCAGCTTGAGTGTGGATCGGGCCGAGCGTGCTGAGCAGAACTGGAACCGTCGTGGACCATCGCCTATCCAGAGAAATATCCTTGCTCGTAAATTAAAGGAGGCCCAGTCCTGCTCTGGGGTCAAGGGGCGGCAGCGCAGCTCCACCTTTAGTGTACCGCCATCGGAACAGAGGAAAGGTCGCTGTCGCTCGCTGCCAATGTCTGGAGGCTACAGTAGCAGTGGCAGCTCACCTTACAGGCTGAGTGAGGCAGAGCAGATGATGCTGGACCTAGATCTGTCCTCAGCATATGGAGGGGAGGAGTAG
- the LOC125898557 gene encoding thrombospondin type-1 domain-containing protein 1 isoform X2, translated as MPQAVSLLPFLLALMGYAFAGLNIWPSFHVALSNASVFVDFSTKSNSSTIRNTSLSLVNTETNTTLLTRILPNDQSTGRVEFNCSCFLYAGTFRFLLRQTSISAVSRGNGTHNSNVESTTWWWSSELQVQWPTFHIAVDRAGNQSGSFQVGISTNEHFQACSSGIDSALFLEVSSMEYNQIGRNSIDKVQARTRHPIKPLRSQSIELSCAFPFTERDFIRVALRSPHAAQDVKSSGPLYLSRIFSYKLLVENTNAYRSGCEGTMTVKLITPPCAHINGKVLLYKDAGVGRGVAVSSGMDAGGTALMGFGPEEPSSSLLAYNWLTQGENETEFNCSVFYPGRNKYCFRFVFNFSRSPSPAQTCLVVHKSAVLPAPSPSLPPVTVGAAPLGGNMVVVAGISLCLAVILATVVVTLWRKLCKTPQCSSVRRGSMHSPGGRKLSDEASIFGHSLQRPSLTDGHGPPGGMGVGVAQKDRPSLASQPLSQPLVIPLSQDPERLSPTGQKMLPPIFGYRLAQQQLKEMKKKGLKEATQLYHVSSSPVHDTVVETSASPTNSPIPTPTGFAHPTLPLGLQDDANHSPFRIAAPFSEPPSQTSRVTSDRVGLRVELVLGPSAHAGGGNSKWRDRTADWVEMVERSGLAGFRGGGDTGMGNSYHKNPNFRRTSSFNDPKPQPLSSVHSRQFRERSMTQVGSRTLPEGSCWNKGGREKQPYSSYPIPEHGAPEWAKPRPQRNDQRKPWIETAAPSHNNELKHTGTNTNSISVSENNANTDLHCTGERQRSSETGVREGVSGIGGPAAGHASLSVDRAERAEQNWNRRGPSPIQRNILARKLKEAQSCSGVKGRQRSSTFSVPPSEQRKGRCRSLPMSGGYSSSGSSPYRLSEAEQMMLDLDLSSAYGGEE; from the exons ATGCCACAGGCTGTCTCACTGCTGCCCTTCCTGCTGGCGCTCATGGGATATG CTTTTGCAGGCCTCAATATCTGGCCCTCCTTCCATGTTGCCCTTAGCAACGCCAGTGTATTTGTGGACTTCAGCACAAAATCCAACAGCAGCACCATCCGCAACACGAGCCTCTCTCTGGTCAACACGGAAACCAACACCACCCTTCTCACCAGGATTCTCCCCAATGACCAATCGACCGGTAGGGTGGAGTTCAACTGTTCTTGCTTCCTGTATGCAGGGACTTTCCGGTTCCTGCTGAGGCAGACCAGCATCTCTGCTGTTTCCCGTGGTAATGGCACACACAACAGTAACGTGGAGAGCACTACCTGGTGGTGGAGTTCAGAACTACAGGTGCAGTGGCCCACCTTTCACATCGCTGTGGACAGGGCTGGAAACCAATCAGGATCTTTTCAG gtTGGGATATCCACTAATGAACACTTTCAGGCTTGCTCCAGTGGCATTGACTCAGCTCTCTTCCTAGAAGTCAGTTCCATGGAGTACAACCAGATAGGGCGAAACAGCATCGACAAGGTCCAAGCCCGCACACGACACCCAATCAAACCCCTCCGTTCCCAGAGTATTGAGCTGTCCTGCGCCTTCCCCTTCACAGAGAGAGACTTCATACGAGTGGCTCTGCGGTCTCCTCATGCAGCGCAGGACGTGAAGAGCTCTGGACCTCTCTACCTGTCCCGTATCTTCTCCTACAAGCTGCTGGTGGAAAACACCAATGCTTACAGGAGTGGCTGTGAAGGGACTATGACTGTTAAACTGATAACCCCGCCTTGTGCTCACATCAATGGGAAAGTATTGCTGTATAAGGATGCAGGTGTTGGACGAGGGGTTGCTGTTTCCTCTGGGATGGATGCAGGTGGAACAGCACTGATGGGGTTTGGACCAGAGGAGCCGTCTTCATCTCTGTTGGCCTATAACTGGCTGACTCAGGgagagaatgagacagaatTCAACTGTTCTGTGTTTTACCCAGGGAGGAATAAGTACTGTTTTCGCTTTGTTTTCAACTTCAGTCGCTCCCCTAGTCCTGCACAGACCTGTTTGGTGGTTCACAAGAGTGCAG TGTTGCCTGCTCCTTCACCATCCCTCCCCCCTGTGACTGTCGGAGCTGCCCCCCTTGGTGGTAACATGGTCGTGGTGGCAGGTATCTCCCTTTGCCTGGCTGTCATTCTGGCTACTGTTGTGGTGACTTTGTGGAGAAAGCTTTGCAAGACCCCTCAGTGCAGCTCTGTCCGCAGAGGCTCCATGCATTCCCCCGGAGGACGCAAGCTTTCAGATGAGGCTTCCATTTTTGGCCACAGCCTCCAAAGACCCAGCCTGACTGACGGACATGGCCCACCAGGGGGCATGGGTGTGGGTGTAGCCCAGAAAGACAGGCCTTCCCTGGCCAGTCAGCCTCTCTCACAGCCTCTGGTGATACCTCTCTCACAGGACCCAGAGAGGCTTTCCCCCACAGGTCAGAAGATGTTGCCACCTATATTTGG GTACCGACTGGCTCAGCAGCAgttgaaagaaatgaaaaagaaagggtTAAAGGAGGCCACACAGCTGTACCATGTCTCTTCAAGCCCAGTCCATGACACTGTGGTAGAGACATCTGCATCACCCACGAACTCCCCCATTCCTACACCAACTGGATTCGCTCATCCCACACTCCCTTTGGGCCTCCAGGACGATGCTAACCACAGTCCTTTTCGTATTGCAGCTCCCTTTTCTGAGCCACCGTCACAAACTTCCAGGGTCACATCAGACAGAGTTGGTCTCAGAGTGGAGCTGGTCCTAGGTCCTTCTGCTCATGCAGGTGGGGGCAATTCGAAATGGCGTGACCGCACTGCTGACTGGGTGGAGATGGTGGAGAGGAGTGGGTTAGCAGgtttcagaggaggaggagatacaGGAATGGGAAACTCTTACCATAAGAATCCAAATTTCCGCAGGACCTCCAGTTTTAACGACCCCAAACCTCAGCCTCTATCCTCTGTACACTCGAGACAGTTCAGAGAAAGGAGCATGACCCAG GTGGGATCTCGGACCCTTCCTGAAGGAAGTTGTTGGAATAAAGGAGGGCGGGAAAAGCAGCCATACAGCTCTTACCCCATTCCAGAGCACGGGGCCCCTGAGTGGGCTAAACCCAGACCCCAGAGAAATGACCAGAGGAAGCCCTGGATAGAGACAGCTGCTCCTTCTCACAACAATGAACTCAAACACACAGGAACCAACACAAACAGCATTTCAGTATCTGAGAACAATGCCAACACAGACCTCCACTGTACTGGGGAAAGGCAAAGGAGTAGTGAGACAGGAGTTAGAGAAGGAGTCTCAGGGATCGGGGGTCCAGCCGCAGGGCACGCCAGCTTGAGTGTGGATCGGGCCGAGCGTGCTGAGCAGAACTGGAACCGTCGTGGACCATCGCCTATCCAGAGAAATATCCTTGCTCGTAAATTAAAGGAGGCCCAGTCCTGCTCTGGGGTCAAGGGGCGGCAGCGCAGCTCCACCTTTAGTGTACCGCCATCGGAACAGAGGAAAGGTCGCTGTCGCTCGCTGCCAATGTCTGGAGGCTACAGTAGCAGTGGCAGCTCACCTTACAGGCTGAGTGAGGCAGAGCAGATGATGCTGGACCTAGATCTGTCCTCAGCATATGGAGGGGAGGAGTAG
- the fgl1b gene encoding fibrinogen like 1B: MDHAELAQPINNTDMFLEEKNTEPVENKRRHREMKTGIGARGFFCKVMSGLLLLALVCQTMASSSPFSAVDPCGPDVAALKRSIRKLENKLLIGSWQIEHLQMHKYFRPFQPAVSNTEPETDTAPVVNHNSSGAVDSSDGTLMTTLPPAGSLIVHDKDCSELFDRLRPPSGFYRIRPKLQQEPFLAYCDMEDGGGWTVFQRRRHGKVDFNRDWVDYRDGFGDFKLWNDEFWLGNEHMHSLLSEGKNLVKIDLMDWDGKRSYAFYENFRITDEADKYRLHYGMYSGQAGDALTGGGGMVEQWSACLSGMQFSTRDQDNDRYLQGSCAQENKAGWWFNRCHAANLNGKFYRKGKYKGQNDDGVVWGSWRGLWYSLRHTTMKVRPLVFLDAMGSGAGDM, encoded by the exons ATGGACCATGCAGAACTGGCCCAGCCCATAAATaatactgacatgtttttagAGGAAAAGAACACTGAACCTGTAGAAAACAAGCGGAGGCATCGTGAAATGAAG ACTGGTATTGGAGCAAGAGGCTTCTTCTGTAAAGTCATGTCAGGGTTGCTGTTGTTGGCTCTGGTGTGCCAAACCATGGCCTCTTCTTCACCGTTTTCA GCAGTGGACCCATGCGGGCCAGACGTTGCAGCTCTCAAGCGCAGCATAAGGAAACTGGAGAATAAACTCTTGATCGGGTCTTGGCAGATTGAACACTTGCAGATGCACAAATACTTCCGTCCATTTCAACCTGCTGTGTCTAATACTGAACCTGAAACTGACACTGCCCCTGTTGTAAACCACAACAGCAGTGGGGCAGTAGACAGCTCTGATGGGACACTGATGACAACACTTCCACCAGCAGGCAGCTTGATCGTCCATGACAAAG ACTGTTCAGAGCTGTTTGACAGACTGAGACCACCAAGCGGTTTCTACCGCATCAGACCCAAATTACAACAGGAACCTTTTTTGGCCTATTGTGAcatggaggatggaggaggatgGACAGTGTTTCAGAGACGTCGCCATGGAAAAGTTGACTTCAACAG AGACTGGGTGGACTACAGAGATGGCTTTGGTGACTTCAAGCTGTGGAATGATGAGTTTTGGTTGGGGAATGAGCACATGCATTCGTTACTCTCAGAAG GAAAGAACCTGGTGAAGATTGATCTAATGGACTGGGATGGAAAGAGAAGTTATGCATTTTACGAGAACTTCAGGATCACTGACGAGGCC GACAAGTATCGTCTCCACTATGGGATGTATAGTGGGCAAGCTGGGGATGCTCTGACTGGTGGTGGGGGAATGGTGGAGCAGTGGTCTGCTTGCCTCAGCGGCATGCAGTTCAGCACTAGAGATCAG GACAATGACCGCTACTTGCAGGGCAGCTGTGCTCAGGAGAATAAGGCAGGTTGGTGGTTCAACAG ATGCCATGCAGCCAACCTGAACGGGAAGTTCTACCGCAAAGGGAAGTACAAGGGCCAGAATGACGATGGTGTGGTGTGGGGGAGCTGGAGAGGCCTTTGGTATTCCCTGAGACACACCACCATGAAGGTGCGGCCTCTGGTTTTCTTGGACGCCATGGGCAGTGGAGCAGGGGACATGTGA
- the tpte gene encoding putative tyrosine-protein phosphatase TPTE codes for MSSVHFNPGSDSGVNGNIAKMEDASVEIDDGKDDSVVPDTMYHNIRKKIEPFVMSFGFRVFGVVLILVDFVLVIVDLSLPAKSRDVGDALEAVSLIISFFFLADVLLRVYVQGFRVYFSSKLNIVDACVVVITLVVTMIYTFTDLSGASLIPRVVSFFRFLRIIILVRVFRLAAQRKELEKVTRRMVSENKRRYQKDGFDLDLTYVTDRVIAMSFPSSGKQSFYRNPIREVARFLDTKHEGHYKVYNLCSEKGYDPQFFHYKVERVFIDDHNVPSLEDMLKYTANVRDWMSADPKNIIAIHCKGGKGRTGTMVCTWLIDSDQFESAQDSLEYFGERRTDKSRSSKFQGVETPSQSRYVGYYEVMKTKFNRQLPPPKSLRIKSIRIHSIAGVGKGDGSDLKVKIIVRKELVFQCVCAKQENCTVFPDVGNNAAVISLQNGPVVDGDVKVMFESSAGLPKGYEDVPFYFWFNTSFIEDNKLFLSREELDNPHKPKTWDLYKEDFGVTMFFSDP; via the exons atgtcCTCTGTCCATTTCAATCCAGGGTCAGAttcaggtgtgaatgg AAACATAGCAAAGATGGAGGATGCTTCAGTGGAGATTGACGATGGAAAGGATGACAGTGTGGTACCAGACACTATGTATCA CAATATCCGGAAGAAGATTGAACCCTTTGTTATGTCTTTTGGATTTCG TGTATTTGGAGTGGTACTGATCCTTGTGGACTTTGTGCTGGTGATTGTGGACCTGTCCCTGCCAGCCAAGAGCAGAGATGTTGGAGATGCCTTAGAGGCTGTGTCCCTCATCATCTCCTTTTTCTTCCTCGCTGACGTCCTCCTGCGAGTTTATGTGCAAGG GTTCAGAGTTTACTTCAGCTCCAAGCTGAACATCGTAGATGCCTGTGTTGTGGTAATCACGCTGGTGGTCACCATGATCTACACCTTCACTGACCTGTCAGGAGCCAGTCTCATCCCCAG GGTGGTGTCGTTTTTCCGTTTCCTGAGAATAATAATCCTGGTGAGGGTTTTCAGACTGGCAGCTCAGAGGAAAGAGCTGGAGAAGGTCACCAGGAGGATG GTTTCTGAGAACAAGCGGCGTTATCAGAAGGATGGATTTGACCTTGACCTAACCTATGTCACAG ACCGTGTCATCGCCATGTCTTTCCCCTCCTCTGGGAAGCAGTCATTCTACAGGAATCCAATCAGG GAGGTGGCCAGGTTCTTAGACACTAAACATGAAGGCCACTATAAAGTTTACAACCTGTGCA GTGAGAAAGGCTACGACCCCCAGTTCTTCCACTACAAGGTTGAGCGGGTGTTCATTGATGACCACAATGTCCCCTCCTTGGA GGACATGCTGAAATACACAGCAAATGTGAGGGACTGGATGTCTGCTGATCCCAAAAACATCATCGCTATTCACTGTAAAGGAGGGAAAG GACGCACAGGTACTATGGTATGCACCTGGTTAATAGACAGTGACCAGTTTGAGAGCGCACAG GACAGTCTGGAGTATTTTGGTGAGAGGAGGACGGACAAGAGTCGGAGCTCCAAGTTTCAGGGAGTGGAGACTCCCTCCCAG AGCCGGTACGTGGGGTACTATGAGGTCATGAAGACCAAGTTCAACAGACAGCTGCCTCCACCTAAAAGCCTCAGGATCAAGAGCATCCGCATCCACTCCATAGCAG GTGTGGGTAAAGGTGATGGCAGTGATCTCAAAGTGAAGATAATTGTGAGGAAAGAGctggtgtttcagtgtgtgtgtgccaaacAGGAGAACTGCACA gtaTTTCCTGATGTGGGCAACAACGCAGCAGTCATCAGCCTACAGAATGGGCCTGTGGTTGATGGGGACGTGAAGGTTATGTTTGAATCGAGTGCT GGTCTTCCAAAAGGATACGAGGATGTCCCGTTCTACTTCTGGTTCAATACCTCCTTCATAGAGGATAACAA GCTGTTTCTATCCAGGGAAGAGCTGGACAACCCACACAAACCAAAAACCTGGGACCTGTACAAGGAGGACTTCGGTGTCACTATGTTCTTCTCAGACCCATAA